A genomic window from Salvia hispanica cultivar TCC Black 2014 chromosome 5, UniMelb_Shisp_WGS_1.0, whole genome shotgun sequence includes:
- the LOC125187428 gene encoding homologous-pairing protein 2 homolog: MAPKSDSAEGIVLNFVNEQNRPLNSQNVADSLQKFNLKKAAIQKALDSLADGGKISFKEYGKQKIYMARQDQFDIPNSEDLNQMKEQNSKLQEQLAERKKAISEVEAEVKALQSNLTLDQILARQIQLGNEVKQMEDKLTKLRQGVTLVSPEQRQVVEKMYMEMMNQWRRRKRMFKDVWSAITENSPKNPNEFKEELGLEYDEDCGVSLQSFDELGQGINKRAKRK, from the exons ATGGCTCCCAAATCGGATAGCGCTGAAG GAATCGTCCTCAACTTCGTCAATGAG CAAAATAGGCCTTTGAATTCACAAAATGTGGCCGATTCCCTGCAAAAGTTTAATCTCAAAAAGGCTGCCATACAAAAAGCCTTGGATAGCCTTGCAGACGGTGGTAAAATATCATTCAAAGAGTATGGCAAGCAGAAAATATACATGGCTAGGCAAGATCAGTTTGACATCCCAAACAGCGAAGACCTCAACCAGATGAAAGAGCAGAATTCGAAACTCCAAGAACAGCTTGCTGAAAGAAAGAAAGCCATCTCTGAGGTTGAAGCAG AGGTCAAGGCACTGCAATCAAATTTGACACTCGATCAGATACTAGCCAGGCAGATCCAACTGGGAAACGAG GTTAAGCAGATGGAGGATAAGTTGACTAAGCTGAGGCAAGGGGTTACTCTGGTGAGTCCAGAGCAGAGGCAGGTCGTGGAAAAGATGTATATGGAGATGATGAATCAGTGGAGACGACGCAAGAGGATGTTCAAGGATGTATGGAGTGCCATCACAGAAAACTCACCCAAGAACCCTAACGAATTCAAG GAGGAACTTGGTCTGGAGTACGACGAGGATTGTGGTGTCAGCTTGCAGTCCTTCGATGAACTAGGGCAGGGCATAAACAAGCGAGCCAAACGCAAATGA